From Epinephelus lanceolatus isolate andai-2023 chromosome 5, ASM4190304v1, whole genome shotgun sequence, the proteins below share one genomic window:
- the pclaf gene encoding PCNA-associated factor: protein MVRTKADSVPATYRKAVAAAAPRKSLGSSTANSSASCSQSATPAKNKYAGGNPVCPRPTPTWQKGIGDFFGGPPRKIEKENQMPQEVEDGEEAGGSGVSKASRKSRPLPAEDEEDDE, encoded by the exons ATGGTGAGGACTAAAGCCGACAGCGTTCCCGCAACATACAGAAAAG CTGTTGCAGCGGCTGCACCCCGGAAGTCTCTGGGCTCCAGCACAGCCAATTCCTCCGCCTCCTGCAGCCAGTCAGCCACACCTG CAAAGAATAAATATGCAGGTGGTAACCCTGTGTGTCCGCGTCCCACGCCGACCTGGCAGAAGGGCATCGGGGACTTCTTCGGTGGCCCCCCGAGGAAGATTGAGAAAGAGAACCAGATGCCTCAGGAGGTAGAGGATGGTGAAGAGGCCGGAGGCAGCGGCGTGTCAAAGGCCAGCAGGAA GTCCCGACCGCTGCCTGCTGAGGACGAGGAGGACGATGAATGA